The DNA sequence ttttttttgccagttgTGTACAAATTGAGGATTGTTTCTCGGCCTCAGAGAACAAACCACAAGTAATATTTTCACAACCAGTCCAGGGGAGTACTTTTCCTTTTTCAAGAgatattttttaagattttaaaagtGGTATAAAATTAAAGTGCAAATGATTAAggactttttttatatatagtttcaCCATGTACCAGTCTCTGTTATGTGTTTTACAGAGTCATATGGAACTTTTCAAACGTTGTCATGcctatattattataattatctgAACATCATGCATATCTTCCTTGTAAATTgagttttgcattttatttattctagcTTTTTCATTTGTTGTCATGATGGATTTTTTTCATGTGTGTTCCCAGAGACTGCTACAGTTCACatagaatatatttttgttaaaacctATTAAAATGGGGAGCTATTCCTTTACTTAAGCTGGAGATTTAGGTTATTgagtataatataaattacagtGTTGGGGGTTCGGGTTTGGTGTGCGCTCTGCTGCCCAATGGATCTTATTTCATGCCATATTGGAAATTCCATTGGACATTACTTCTTTTGCAACAGGACAAGTTCTTAGACGCGCACACACCCACCCTCAGAATGTGTGTGCACTCCTTATAGACTTACTGGATAGTGGAGGTGTCTGTACTGGTTGGATgaaagttttgtgtgtgtgagtgtgagtgagtgtgtctgcgcaagtgtatgtgtgtgtgtattggcTGTGGTGCAGGAGTTCATCTGCTCTCGCCAATATCATATTGATCAGCGTTTCACATATGAACTGTATGGCGCAGTGAAAGGACGGAGAAGGAGAGGCGAGCCACTGATTTCACCATCTTCGTCCTTCTTCAGTACCACTCTTAATTTTCCTCCACCTCCAGAATTTTCTTTGCTCTGAACTTTGGgagttttatttgaatattttgtaCTGTACAAAGGAAACACAAACTGTGGacttcatacttttttttttttttttttaataaaatgaagaaaactAATTTCAGTATTTGATGATCATTTGAAGTTTGCAATTTTTAACCAATTTCCTTTCTGCTTTAATCTTTTATCTCTTTATTTGGCTCAAAAAGATTTTCTTTCATTTGGCAGAATGGCAGTGCTCTTGGATTTGGGTTTGTTTggttaaatgtgttaaaaaggTGCTGTTAGGCTGGTCATAGTTGACTCATCAGCCAGCTGTCATTGCTGGTTGACGTTCAGACCGAGTCTGAAGAAACTGTTGCTCCTGCAAATCATCCTAGAGGTGATACAAGGGAACTGTAGAGATTGACTGGTAAAAGTGAGGCTTTAGTGGCTTTCCCTGAGTGGTTAAGAATCAGCTTTAGCGTCAGCAAATATGACCGTACTGTCGGCTTGTTTCATAATTTTTGACTAGTAGTTTATAACATTTACCTGGCCCGATTGACTAGAGAATATCAATTTGAGATTCTCCTCCTGGGTTTATTTTGTGACAACTGGCTGACAGTACTTTTGCTGTTTAATTGAGTATTCCAGGGCGtgtaatgattatttattacaCTGCTCTCTGGAAGACGTCATTAAGGAAGCTGCCTCACAATAAAAAAGGAACCAAAAGCAGCTTTGTGTTTAATAATTGTGActatttcttgtaattgtgactTCATAACTCACAATGCGACTTCATGAACTGTTTTCATAAATGTGACTTCTCGCAACTGtaactttatctcacaattgcaactGTTTCTTGTAAATATGACTTCTCATAGTTGCAACTGTAACATACTATGTGATTATTTCAATGTAACTGTCTTACTATTGGAACTCATACAgttacaattgcagggtattaaGTTACAATTGTGAATCACTATATTTCACTACATAATTTACTCCGAGGCACAAATTGGcttacacaaacaaaaaaagtgttactcaaatgaattaaaatcacccacaactttatttttctatttatttgctGTAAATACAAGCAAAAAAAAGTAGTTGTCACATGTGAGAGCAACAATAGAGCTGACAAGCCATGTTCAACTATCACGAACAAAACATGTAACTTAGGCTCGGCTCTGATTTCTGCCATGCTAAAAGCACACCTAAAGCACATGTGTTCAGATGAACAGGATCTACCCCTACGAAAGCGTCCACTGTAGCAGCTGTGAATGTAAACCAATACTGTCTcttaaaaaatgcacaaaggcCTCCTAACAGTGAAGACAGCTCAGGCGCAGATATGGAAACAAAGCCAGGTGGCAATTCCTTTTCCCACCTGGTTGGTTACAGGACAAAAGAGGTGACGTAACAGTAGTTTTGTCTTGGAGTCAGAACTGAAAAACAGTTTCTTCTCATTAAGTCAATGACTGCTGCTGATGGAAAAGTGGTGGTACAGATACAGAGATTTGCTTTACATGCTTAAAGTCTTCAAATACAGCATCACTGAgtataatcagaaatgttgtccttcaatgtttattttaccacaatgacacaaggacaaACTTAAAACAAATGCCTTGTTGAAGTCTTTACCTTGCTTAGACAATATCTGCTTCACTACTGAAAACTGTATTATTCACTTGGTCCTGACTAAATGTACATGAATCTTTTGTATGTTCTTGGGTTCCTTTGTCAACTTACACCTCAAGCCCATAGCCACTAAAAAAGCCTTCTGCACTCGTGGCCTCTTTAAAGGTGACGGTCAAGGAATTTAGCGTTACCCGAGTCACAATGACTTTCCCAGGATGTGCTGCGGTGGTGGAGGAAGTCTGTGATTGGTCAATTGGGACCTGTAATAATGTTGTGCATTCTGCTGTAACATCAGCATCCATTCCTTCCTTTTCTTCGGCCTCTGAACTGTCTACCTCACACCTTTCTCTTACCTCTTCCTGTCTCCATGTAGTGCTCGAATGTACCTCGATAACCGAAGGTCTGTTCTGTACTTTGTCAAACACACTTTGCTCGGCTCCTGACTTGGTGCTGTTCTGTAGTGATTGGTCAGTGTTTGTTGTGTCATGTGATACCCGGTCGGAGTCCTCATCCCCTGCAGTGTTTGTGACTGGCTCATTCTCTTGTGTGTTGGTGATTGTACTGTTTTCTATTGCTCCTAAAACTGGACCTGTATCCTCACTTTGCATCTCAGCATGTTCAAAAATGAAAGCGCAGTTCTCAGTTTCCTTGATGGTGATTTCAGCTTCATGTTCTGCCGAAGAGTTGTAACCCTCCGACATCTCTTGACCTGACAGAAAACAACAGAAACTCATAATGAACTTTGAAGGGAATTGTTCAACTAGAACTGAAAGTTATTTAGTGACCCTAAAGTCAGTCCAAACACACATGACCTTCTGTTATGTGGCTTCAAGATATGTCATAAAAGTTTTGGTGTCAATGATCTTTACTCGTGACGCACCTTTAACGACAAATTTGAATGTACTTAAATGCGAAAGAGATTCAAAAGCAGCAGCAGAAGGGAAGACTTTTGTCAACTAACTATGTAAATATCACGTTGGTCCTACTGTATAACTTCTAAAGAATTGGAAGTCGTATGGACTACTTTGtgaaattgattttttaaaatgaggaGCAAACCGAAATCACAGGCACCAGTGGTCTCAACAATCTACTTAGGCTTATGATgattttgggaaacgcacctcTGAAAATCTCACATTCGGATGCTGCTTCAAGACGTCACATTCGGTTTTACGTAGATGACGATCGATTGCAAGATGTAAGAACCAATGTTTAACGTCACTGTCATCAAACCTGACACAACTTCATATCTTAAAATGGCAAGTTTAAAATTGACTTAAATGAGATTGGAGTGCTAAACGAGTCGTTCCTCACAGAAAAGGCGAAATGGCTTTAGAAGAGTTGAAATTTATGgcaaatttattattaaatgtattggCTGCTTTTATGGTGCATTATGGTCCAGTTTTTAAGTTTAACGGTCATTCACTTTCATTCAGAGTATCTTATAGGTTTTGAATGACAAACTACATCgtcattttttggtgaattttGACAGCTGAGTATTTCATAATTACATTAAACACACGTTGTCACTGTGATTCAGAAATATCTGGCAAGATTTTTCAGAATGGCCCTCATGACCCCTGAATATTTTCATTGCAGTGTATCTTAGCAACAGTTGTCATATTGATGCCACGCAACACCTACCACTTGGAATGTCCTGATGCActtctgttgtgttttctttgttattttgctgcatcttcaccattttcTTCCTCTCGTCTTCATCGTCTCCACCCCATGGTTTCTGTGAGTCTTTTGCAGGAAGTCTTTGTTGCTGGGATGATTTGTTGTCATTCATGAGTTTGGACCTGCACTGCCTTATCTTGCAGCGCCGCCCATTCTGATCTATTACCGTCCCCACCGAGCGGGTGAGTGACAGGCGGATTCTTGGGGTGGGTTTATCTGGAACCTTGTTTTTGCTTCGTAGGTCCATTGGGTAGATGCTCTGTTAGAGGGGTGAGATTATGCTGTGTTTATCAGATGTTGCAAATACTGGTTAGTCTAGATTGTTCTTTCTGAAATACTGAAGTTTCTTCACAACTGCTGCAGTACATTATCTTGCAATCTAGATGGCTCCACTGAAAACAGAGAACTGTTTTGAACCATGTCTGAAACAAAAAGTCAAGTACAGCCCCTGCGGATGCTAAGCCAAATTTGGACAATGAATCTAAGTTCAGATCCTAGGATACTTTAGTACATCAGATCTTTTTTATTGTGTGTATCAGATTGTTGGTTATATGATAtatgaattgaaataaaatatttggtaCTTGTTGTTACAGAAGCTGCATAGAAAGGACACAACAGTTGGATGAGGcttcaaatattgtttttttgtcattatagaaaaaaaaaacccatcagATTTACATAAATTACATGCTAATTGCTACTggacatcaaaataaaaacgaGGTAACTCGTACCCGCAGAATAACTCGACGAGGTCTCAGGCCTTTCCTCTTATAAGCCAGAGCTCTTTCCTTCTCCTCTCTgttagaaagagagagatatgCAAAGGAATTGTGGGATAGAAAGGTAAGAACATCCCGTTGCCTCCAGCATATTCATCTCCCCATCAGTAACCGAAGGTTCCCAGAGCGTGACTTACTTTTCTTCATAGGCGAGGACAAGACGAGGGTCCAATATGTTGTCCTCTGGTTCCCAAGAGCTGTACCTGACAATCACAGTCCCAAACAGATCAttagagacacacacacacatatatatatacacacaaatacaaatatatgtaATACAACAAATCCAGTATAAAATATGGCAATCATacttttttaatcatatttagtTTTTGCCCAGAATTGAACTTTATAATCTATAGTAATTTTCATCTCGTAAAATCAGTCAAGAACATACCTagctcatatttcaccccaaaatcaaaagaaaaacttttcagctgcagaaatattttattgcaatatttGCAATATATCATAACTTCAAAATTGCAATATTTCCATGAGTGTCATTTCTGAGTGTAATAGTGtaaaacaataatgataatgtaAAGTGTATATATACTTGATGGTGGTATGTAAAGTTCTGTTttagattaataaaaatatcattgtaataaataaatagataaataaaaaggaaaaacaacaaTGGGAATTGTCATTAATGTTGCAATGCACAGCTTCTTCACATTCCTAAAATTAGAACTCATTATCTTtacataaaacactgttttgttttatttttgttttcttctttgatTTGTTGTGAAATATGATCAAGACATGTTCTTGACAAGTTTTGTGAGATTCAGGCATAAAATATGTGACATGAGAAAGAAGAATAATATGATGCTGTTTTTTATCCAACATCTAATTTTCTAGAGTTTTACCTGATTTGGGGGGCAGGTGAAATGTGACCTTCGTGTTTTTTGTAGGATTCGGTCACATATTGTGTCCTAGTTGTGggttatattttgttttgaataaaatgactaatattatGTTTTCCCAATCTTTTATGAGAACTTACTTGGGCGACCATCCTTGCCACTTGAGCAGATATTCCACATTTCCCTGaaatgagaaagagaaagaaacaaaaggggtcattttcacttttaaagTTGAGATGGAGACATAAGTCACCATTCTGTTCTCAACAAATCCAtgatacaaacacaaacatcccACAGATTTTGAAAAAGCATGTTTGTCTCTTTAAGACGTTGACGCTCAGTAGTATTTTGACGTGAAAGATTATGCAGGACGAGAACAGCGCCGCCCTCCCGAATGTTATGGCGCGTGATGTCATAGAGGGGCGAGCACGTGagttccatttaaaaaaataaaacagcgaGTTTCAAGAACATTCATTGGATGGAAGTAGGTGGGGCTTTGGGAACGCGTAAACAACTCGTTTTCTGCAACGTGCAGCACTGCGAAGGTCTTGTCTTGCTTCCCCTCATGCTTGAGCGTACGAAACGAAACCCGCGTGCAT is a window from the Onychostoma macrolepis isolate SWU-2019 chromosome 03, ASM1243209v1, whole genome shotgun sequence genome containing:
- the cbx7a gene encoding chromobox homolog 7a isoform X1, which gives rise to MNMELLAIGEQVFAVESITKKRVRKVRTLLGNVEYLLKWQGWSPKYSSWEPEDNILDPRLVLAYEEKEEKERALAYKRKGLRPRRVILRSIYPMDLRSKNKVPDKPTPRIRLSLTRSVGTVIDQNGRRCKIRQCRSKLMNDNKSSQQQRLPAKDSQKPWGGDDEDERKKMVKMQQNNKENTTEVHQDIPSGQEMSEGYNSSAEHEAEITIKETENCAFIFEHAEMQSEDTGPVLGAIENSTITNTQENEPVTNTAGDEDSDRVSHDTTNTDQSLQNSTKSGAEQSVFDKVQNRPSVIEVHSSTTWRQEEVRERCEVDSSEAEEKEGMDADVTAECTTLLQVPIDQSQTSSTTAAHPGKVIVTRVTLNSLTVTFKEATSAEGFFSGYGLEV
- the cbx7a gene encoding chromobox homolog 7a isoform X2; amino-acid sequence: MNMELLAIGEQVFAVESITKKRVRKGNVEYLLKWQGWSPKYSSWEPEDNILDPRLVLAYEEKEEKERALAYKRKGLRPRRVILRSIYPMDLRSKNKVPDKPTPRIRLSLTRSVGTVIDQNGRRCKIRQCRSKLMNDNKSSQQQRLPAKDSQKPWGGDDEDERKKMVKMQQNNKENTTEVHQDIPSGQEMSEGYNSSAEHEAEITIKETENCAFIFEHAEMQSEDTGPVLGAIENSTITNTQENEPVTNTAGDEDSDRVSHDTTNTDQSLQNSTKSGAEQSVFDKVQNRPSVIEVHSSTTWRQEEVRERCEVDSSEAEEKEGMDADVTAECTTLLQVPIDQSQTSSTTAAHPGKVIVTRVTLNSLTVTFKEATSAEGFFSGYGLEV